A stretch of Paludisphaera borealis DNA encodes these proteins:
- the rpsT gene encoding 30S ribosomal protein S20 — protein sequence MPTTSSAAKRLRQSAKKRLHNRITKKIVKTSSRKALETVAEKDFPKAETEFRAAVAKIDKAGARRVLHPNTAARRKSKLARAYKAALAKAQPATS from the coding sequence ATGCCAACTACTTCCTCCGCCGCCAAGCGGCTGCGCCAGAGCGCCAAGAAGCGGCTGCACAACCGGATCACCAAGAAGATCGTCAAGACCTCCTCGCGGAAGGCTCTTGAGACGGTGGCCGAGAAAGACTTCCCGAAGGCCGAGACCGAGTTCCGCGCCGCGGTCGCCAAGATCGACAAGGCCGGCGCGCGTCGGGTTTTGCACCCGAACACGGCCGCTCGGCGCAAGAGCAAGCTCGCCCGCGCCTACAAGGCCGCGCTGGCCAAGGCTCAGCCGGCGACTTCCTGA
- a CDS encoding tetratricopeptide repeat protein gives MPPESDSQDVQKARTFFQYGNEAALKSNLDYAIDMYKQACKLAPDSLIFRQALRGVQRRKFNNEPSKVGRLAGARNQPIRMRARSARNKNNYAQCLEVCEEAFTNNPWDVATAREAAESAEMLSYFPLAQWYLESVQSEVGAKDAEFFRHAGHVHELNEAWQKAIASWEQVKKIDPYDEDANRKINGLSASATIKRAKLEDQLDDTKKPDTTAEDIASKLESMKQEKLTPEERLQKAIKEDPTQVWPYLELADIFRKRSQFETAEKILGQGIKAVPKDPMLLQAYAEVQTTRLKRAVDALAKRVADQPDDVTSKGKLDQLSKLLLDYEVKELRRRVALSPEDSNLHYQLGLVLAKDGKHGDAIGEFQIAKNSPNLKVQALHQAGLSFEADGRHKLAERTYQEALKALDPADTVNFNALHYQLGRVAENLGNMEAAEEHYNEVAANDYTYLDVAQRLRNLN, from the coding sequence ATGCCACCGGAGTCCGATTCGCAGGACGTTCAGAAGGCCAGGACTTTCTTTCAGTACGGCAACGAAGCCGCGCTCAAGTCCAACCTGGACTATGCGATTGACATGTACAAGCAGGCTTGCAAGCTTGCGCCGGACAGCTTGATTTTCCGTCAAGCGCTGCGAGGCGTCCAGAGGCGGAAGTTCAACAACGAGCCCTCGAAAGTGGGACGTCTGGCGGGTGCGAGGAACCAGCCGATCCGGATGCGGGCTCGATCGGCCCGCAACAAGAACAACTATGCGCAATGCCTGGAGGTTTGCGAGGAGGCGTTCACGAACAACCCGTGGGACGTCGCGACGGCGCGCGAAGCCGCCGAGTCGGCGGAGATGCTCAGTTATTTTCCGCTGGCGCAGTGGTATCTGGAGTCGGTCCAGAGCGAGGTCGGAGCCAAGGACGCCGAGTTCTTCCGCCACGCGGGGCACGTCCACGAGTTGAACGAGGCCTGGCAAAAGGCGATCGCCTCCTGGGAGCAGGTCAAGAAGATCGACCCGTACGACGAGGACGCCAACCGCAAGATCAACGGACTGTCGGCGAGCGCCACGATCAAGCGGGCGAAGCTCGAAGATCAGCTCGATGATACGAAGAAGCCGGACACGACCGCCGAGGACATCGCGTCCAAGCTCGAATCGATGAAGCAGGAGAAACTGACGCCCGAGGAGCGGCTGCAAAAGGCGATCAAGGAAGACCCCACGCAGGTCTGGCCGTACCTTGAGTTGGCCGACATCTTCCGCAAGCGGAGCCAGTTCGAGACCGCCGAGAAGATCTTGGGGCAGGGGATCAAGGCCGTCCCCAAGGACCCGATGCTCTTGCAGGCGTACGCCGAGGTCCAGACGACGCGGCTCAAGCGAGCGGTCGACGCCCTCGCCAAGCGCGTGGCCGACCAGCCCGACGACGTCACGTCGAAGGGCAAGCTCGATCAGCTTTCCAAGCTGCTGCTGGATTACGAGGTCAAGGAGCTTCGCCGTCGGGTCGCGCTCAGCCCCGAGGATTCCAACCTTCACTATCAGCTCGGCCTCGTCCTCGCGAAGGACGGCAAGCACGGCGACGCGATCGGCGAATTCCAGATCGCCAAGAACAGCCCGAACCTCAAAGTCCAGGCGCTTCACCAGGCGGGCCTCAGTTTCGAGGCCGACGGCCGCCACAAGCTCGCCGAGCGCACCTATCAAGAAGCTCTGAAGGCGCTCGACCCCGCCGACACCGTGAATTTCAACGCCTTACATTACCAGCTCGGGCGGGTCGCCGAGAATTTGGGTAATATGGAAGCGGCCGAAGAGCACTATAACGAGGTCGCGGCCAACGATTATACGTATCTCGACGTCGCCCAGCGACTTCGCAACTTGAACTGA
- a CDS encoding SMP-30/gluconolactonase/LRE family protein, translating into MTTILRDAGLSDLVESDHLTLLADGFQFTEGPLWRADGSILFQDIKAETTYRLRPDRSVEVVRASTGAANGQTYLADGRIVFCEQNGRRVSSMNPDGGDVRNVVETWSGRRLNSPNDVVCRSDGQAYFTDPAYGVAPADQALDFQGVFRWNPSEPAASALHLLVGDFEKPNGLAFSPDEATLYVCDTGKYHVRAFQVAADGDLVAGSGRIFATLDPGVPGGPDGIKVDRAGRVYVAVALGVWVFEADGRLLGILATPKRPSNLAWCDADGRGLVITAADAVHHVRFHEPGVLPRFLPPSGGIPAHS; encoded by the coding sequence ATGACCACGATTCTGAGGGACGCCGGCCTGTCCGACCTGGTGGAAAGCGACCACCTGACCTTGCTCGCCGACGGCTTCCAGTTCACCGAGGGGCCGCTCTGGCGGGCCGACGGCTCAATTTTGTTCCAGGACATCAAGGCCGAGACGACCTACCGTCTCCGCCCCGACCGCTCGGTGGAGGTCGTCCGAGCGAGCACCGGGGCGGCGAACGGCCAGACGTACCTCGCCGACGGCCGGATCGTCTTCTGCGAGCAGAACGGCCGGCGGGTGTCGTCGATGAACCCGGACGGCGGCGACGTCCGCAACGTCGTCGAGACGTGGTCGGGCCGGCGGCTCAACAGCCCCAACGACGTCGTCTGCCGGAGCGACGGCCAGGCCTACTTCACCGATCCCGCCTACGGCGTCGCGCCCGCCGACCAGGCGCTCGACTTCCAGGGCGTCTTCCGCTGGAACCCGTCCGAGCCGGCCGCCTCGGCCTTGCACCTGCTCGTCGGCGACTTCGAGAAGCCCAACGGCCTGGCGTTCTCGCCCGACGAGGCGACGCTTTACGTTTGCGATACCGGCAAATACCACGTTCGGGCGTTTCAGGTGGCGGCCGACGGCGATCTCGTCGCCGGATCGGGGCGAATTTTCGCGACGCTCGACCCCGGCGTCCCCGGCGGCCCCGACGGGATCAAGGTCGACCGCGCGGGGCGGGTGTACGTCGCCGTGGCGCTCGGCGTCTGGGTGTTCGAGGCCGACGGCCGCCTGCTGGGAATTCTGGCGACCCCCAAGCGACCGTCGAACCTCGCCTGGTGCGACGCCGACGGCCGCGGTCTGGTGATCACGGCGGCCGACGCCGTCCACCACGTCCGGTTCCATGAGCCGGGGGTCTTGCCTCGGTTTCTTCCACCGTCGGGCGGCATTCCGGCGCATTCATGA
- the infA gene encoding translation initiation factor IF-1: MAKEEPIRTEGRIVEALPNTQFMVELENGHKILAHIAGKMRKNFIRIVPGDRVTVEITPYDLTKGRIVYRER, encoded by the coding sequence GTGGCCAAAGAAGAACCGATACGAACCGAGGGACGCATCGTCGAAGCGCTCCCCAATACCCAGTTCATGGTCGAACTCGAAAACGGCCATAAAATCCTGGCGCACATCGCCGGCAAGATGCGGAAGAACTTCATCCGCATCGTCCCGGGCGACCGCGTGACCGTCGAGATCACTCCGTACGACCTCACCAAGGGCCGGATCGTCTACCGCGAACGTTGA
- a CDS encoding ParA family protein, with protein MRRIAVLNQKGGVGKTTSTVNLAAALALEGHKVLVIDLDPQAHATLHLGLLPGRSGPSLYEILTEGKAVHEVRRQVAPNLSIIGSHIDLAGAEMELLGTVGREVILRDQLEADTEEFDYVLMDCPPSLSVLTLNALCAASEVLIPLQAHFLALHGLSKLLETVNLVSKRVNRDLKVGGIVLCLYDAGTRLGGEVVEDLQGFFAGRRKTVTPWSDAKLFKTRIRRNIRLAECPSFGQSIFQYAPTSRGAEDYASLAAEVMGRAPAAIWADTDLDADDAPARTEGPDANAA; from the coding sequence ATGCGGCGGATCGCGGTGCTCAACCAGAAGGGCGGGGTCGGCAAGACGACGTCGACGGTGAACCTCGCCGCCGCCCTGGCGCTTGAAGGCCACAAGGTGCTGGTGATCGACCTCGATCCCCAGGCGCACGCGACCCTCCACCTGGGACTCCTTCCCGGTCGCTCGGGGCCTTCGCTGTACGAGATCCTCACCGAGGGGAAGGCCGTCCACGAGGTGCGCCGGCAGGTGGCGCCGAACCTCTCGATCATCGGCAGCCATATCGACCTGGCCGGCGCCGAGATGGAGCTGCTGGGGACCGTCGGCCGCGAGGTGATCCTCCGCGACCAGCTCGAAGCCGACACCGAAGAGTTCGACTACGTCCTGATGGACTGCCCGCCGTCGTTGAGCGTGCTCACCCTCAACGCCCTGTGCGCGGCGAGCGAGGTTTTGATCCCGCTTCAGGCCCACTTCCTGGCGCTTCACGGTCTGTCGAAGCTGCTGGAGACGGTGAACCTGGTCTCGAAGCGCGTCAATCGCGACCTCAAGGTCGGCGGCATCGTCCTCTGCCTCTACGACGCCGGCACCCGCCTCGGCGGTGAGGTCGTTGAAGACCTTCAGGGCTTCTTCGCGGGTCGTCGCAAGACGGTCACCCCCTGGTCCGACGCCAAGCTGTTCAAGACCCGAATCCGGCGCAACATCCGCCTCGCGGAATGCCCGAGCTTCGGCCAGTCGATTTTCCAGTACGCCCCGACCAGCCGAGGCGCTGAAGATTACGCCTCGCTCGCCGCCGAAGTCATGGGCCGCGCCCCCGCCGCCATCTGGGCCGATACCGACCTCGACGCCGACGACGCGCCAGCCCGGACCGAAGGCCCCGACGCCAACGCGGCCTGA
- the cdd gene encoding cytidine deaminase: MLSDAERTQLLEAATLAAARAYVPYSHFRVGAAVLTEQGTVHAGCNVENASYGLTICAERNALFQMVATAPRPIAVRAILIYTPSPAPTAPCGACRQVLHEFGPRCAVLCVCDGPDQIATTLDQLLPAAFGPRSLD; this comes from the coding sequence TTGCTCTCCGACGCCGAACGAACCCAACTGCTCGAGGCCGCGACGCTCGCCGCGGCCCGAGCCTACGTCCCTTACAGCCACTTCCGCGTCGGCGCGGCCGTCCTGACCGAGCAAGGGACGGTTCACGCCGGTTGCAACGTCGAGAACGCTTCTTACGGTTTGACCATCTGCGCCGAGCGTAATGCCCTCTTCCAGATGGTCGCCACCGCCCCCCGCCCGATCGCCGTCCGGGCGATTCTCATCTATACCCCGTCGCCCGCTCCCACCGCCCCCTGCGGCGCCTGCCGCCAGGTCCTCCACGAATTCGGCCCCCGCTGCGCCGTCCTCTGCGTCTGCGACGGCCCTGACCAGATCGCCACGACCCTCGACCAACTCCTCCCCGCCGCCTTCGGACCTCGGTCCCTGGACTGA